One part of the Glycine max cultivar Williams 82 chromosome 14, Glycine_max_v4.0, whole genome shotgun sequence genome encodes these proteins:
- the LOC100815984 gene encoding uncharacterized protein isoform X1, whose amino-acid sequence MKGSCDLGTPKRRKAEPEEQCSPAAENTKKRKSSAKLTPRKRASKNSTPKKNSTPKKNGSAVGSPDSAWKIDLRLEAKLSAEEDSRMFAGRKIHPFFSLWKVEKQNQGQEHALSAVKREGRGITCGPIHIFENVQDGASPLDWSDWTFLDKTTVADFGTESSNLFVMEGSIESLNFDNLPSSIRPSSASSSHNAMSCSSQLSIQPDSMLEISPPNSAVLANEQAIWPLKPEDAKVDLDLEVNENTFSGHQGIFRKSDTEPLSKFLQESMRSYYHSCKGKAESSLWIHKYKPTKAFEVCGNEEAMNFLRDWLHLWHERRYPCRKGSSNRDQSNRQDDGDNYICSDSDYASEDINEKDSLQNVLLITGPIGSGKSAAVYACAHEQGFKILEINASDCRNGAAVKQKFGSTLESNHGKFKRLLDHTESPHKKTVKLLPSPALPNGIEAEEMGDGVIELITISDDEACSLGGTSPRLRGKSNVFTCGSVQTLILVEDVDILFPEDRGCIAAIQHISETAKGPIILTSNSNNGGLPDSFARLHVSFSLPLPDELLCHMYMVCVTEEVNINPLLLKNFIQSCDGDIRKTIMQLQFWFQSKKYKKDRKVQKVYGSLPFDLEACHQIIPKMLPCDYPSELSKLIEKEIANSITIMEDNSCSQGLVNKELDINERKNDLDVQFMKTDYLEAKVERIKRSLTDCSRFESQHSAISELSHCSGSLVTSSWQKDQSKHIVMSSDSEEKDPNNGHSLDVHEEVYKRHSLESNSEYLCKFQTNQAYPSTSFCKLVCSGLEDSEEERYKYVETAHDACLNETCKSFDMSCFPGTISIPETAIQNGIKPMSGPVSSGCHADPVEVSLNNELTPFTFSVCQSLDKLPQNSDSLVNTEIPESFSKAAVQNLRDGNTETSTVCNVIDECGHADFKWKSKFAESSPSMAMDMVHLWRKHRICQKDLGQHDNPELGVIQVVKLTSGLTNLISEADLLFHGHQQKQCGIMEPLMSLSDEAIYSWYYEQMMMSTVAVHGFCFYAKRISDVGSKFGFMNEVDLTSEMLACTTNVMALGNLSRQDQTKSTSIHAKKQLEVNDPTNIMKRTCLSNAIRSIIPARSSLSMKGLAFNEYISSLRQISFSEGFRISHGSENMRKRRRVAPHYLSRGRMALSPEIISLVCEGDLFRNISSQYTANMESNCT is encoded by the exons ATGAAGGGTTCCTGCGATCTCGGCACGCCGAAGCGCCGAAAAGCAGAGCCAGAAGAGCAATGTTCCCCTGCGGCCGAGAACACCAAGAAGAGGAAGTCCTCCGCAAAACTCACTCCAAGAAAAAGAGCCTCCAAG AATAGCACCCCGAAGAAGAATAGCACGCCGAAGAAAAATGGATCGGCAGTCGGTTCGCCTGATTCGGCTTGGAAGATCGATTTGCGGTTGGAAGCAAAATTGTCAGCAGAG GAAGATTCAAGGATGTTTGCGGGACGGAAAATACATCCGTTTTTTTCGTTGTGGAAGGTGGAGAAGCAAAATCAGGGACAGGAACATGCTTTATCTGCAGTTAAGAGGGAAGGGAGAGGAATTACATGTGGTCCTATTCATATATTTGAAAATGTTCAG GATGGTGCTTCACCCCTTGACTGGAGTGACTGGACATTTTTGGATAAGACCACCGTTGCAGATTTTGGTACAGAAAgttcaaatttatttgttatggaGGGTTCTATTgaatccttaaattttgataaCTTACCTAGTTCTATAAGACCCTCAAGTGCTTCAAGTTCTCACAATGCCATGTCTTGCTCAAGTCAACTTTCTATACAGCCAGATAGTATGCTGGAAATATCACCACCAAACTCAGCTGTGCTAGCTAATGAGCAAGCAATATGGCCTTTGAAGCCAGAAGATGCCAAAGTG GACCTGGACTTGGAGGTGAATGAAAATACTTTTTCAGGGCATCAGGGCATTTTCAGAAAGTCAGATACTGAGCCACTGAGTAAATTTCTTCAAGAAAG TATGAGGTCTTACTACCATAGTTGTAAAGGTAAGGCTGAGAGCAGCTTATGGATACATAAGTACAAACCAACAAAGGCCTTTGAG GTTTGTGGTAATGAAGAGGCTATGAATTTCTTGCGTGACTGGTTACATCTTTGGCATGAAAGACGTTATCCATGCAGAAAGGGTTCCTCTAACAGGGATCAAAGTAACAGACAAGATGATGGTGACAATTATATCTGTTCTGATAGTGACTATGCTTCAGAAGATATTAATGAGAAGGATTCCCTACAGAATGTTCTTTTGATTACAGGACCAATTGGG AGTGGCAAGTCTGCAGCTGTCTATGCTTGTGCCCACGAACAAGGGTTTAAGATTTTAGAG ATCAATGCATCAGATTGTCGAAACGGGGCTGCTGTCAAGCAAAAATTTGGATCGACTCTTGAATCAAATCACGGAAAGTTCAAAAG GTTATTGGATCACACTGAGAGTCCACATAAGAAAACTGTGAAGTTGCTTCCAAGTCCAGCTTTGCCTAATGGTATAGAAGCTGAGGAGATGGGTGATGGGGTGATTGAACTGATAACCATTTCCGATGATGAAGCCTGTAGTCTTGGTGGAACCTCTCCAAGGTTACGTGGCAAAAGTAATGTATTTACATGTGGTAGTGTCCAAACTCTAATTCTAGTTGAGGATGTGGACATCCTTTTTCCTGAAGATCGTGGATGTATTGCTGCCATACAACACATTTCTGAGACAGCAAAAGGGCCAATTATATTGACCAGCAATA gTAATAATGGTGGCCTACCAGATAGTTTTGCAAGACTACATGTTTCTTTCTCATTGCCATTGCCAGATGAGTTACTTTGCCATATGTACATG GTTTGTGTCACAGAAGAAGTCAACATCAATCCTCTTTTACTGAAAAATTTTATCCAGTCTTGTGATGGAGATATTCGTAAAACCATTATGCAACTTCAGTTCTGGTTCcagagtaaaaaatataaaaaag ACAGGAAAGTGCAGAAGGTGTATGGCTCACTTCCTTTTGATCTTGAGGCTTGTCATCAGATAATACCAAAGATGCTACCCTGTGATTATCCCTCAGAGTTATCCAAACTAATTGAGAAGGAAATTGCTAACTCAATAACCATAATGGAGGACAACTCATGCTCGCAGGGGTTAGTTAATAAAGAGCTAGAcataaatgaaaggaaaaatgaTTTAGATGTGCAATTTATGAAGACTGATTATTTAGAGGCCAAGGTTGAGAGGATCAAGAGATCTCTTACAGACTGCAGTAGGTTTGAAAGTCAACATAGTGCTATTTCTGAACTATCACATTGTTCTGGATCCCTGGTAACATCCTCTTGGCAAAAGGATCAAAGTAAACATATAGTGATGTCCTCTGATTCTGAGGAGAAGGATCCAAACAATGGACATTCTCTAGACGTTCATGAGGAAGTTTACAAGAGACATTCCCTTGAAAGCAACAGTGAATATCTATGTAAGTTTCAAACGAATCAAGCCTACCCCAGTACATCATTTTGTAAACTGGTTTGTTCTGGTCTGGAAGATTCAGAGGAGGAACGGTATAAATATGTAGAAACTGCTCATGATGCATGCTTAAATGAAACATGTAAATCGTTTGATATGTCCTGTTTTCCAGGAACAATATCCATTCCTGAGACAGCAATTCAAAATGGAATAAAGCCAATGTCTGGACCAGTGTCTTCTGGCTGCCATGCTGATCCGGTAGAAGTTTCTCTGAATAATGAGCTGACACCGTTCACTTTCAGTGTTTGTCAGTCCTTAGACAAATTGCCACAAAATTCTGATTCATTGGTAAATACTGAAATTCCGGAATCTTTTTCAAAAGCCGCAGTGCAAAATCTCAGAGATGGGAACACGGAAACCTCAACTGTGTGTAATGTAATAGATGAGTGCGGCCATGCTGATTTTAAATGGAAATCAAAGTTTGCTGAGTCCAGTCCATCTATGGCGATGGATATGGTACATTTGTGGAGGAAACATCGTATTTGTCAAAAGGATTTAGGACAGCATGACAACCCAGAACTGGGTGTTATTCAAGTTGTTAAACTTACTAGTGGACTGACCAATCTAATTTCTGAAGCTGACTTACTGTTTCATGGTCACCAACAAAAACAATGT GGTATTATGGAGCCTCTGATGTCCCTTTCCGATGAAGCCATATATAGTTGGTATTATGAACAAATGATGATGTCTACTGTTGCTGTAcatggtttttgtttttatgccaAACGTATATCAGATGTGGGATCTAAGTTTGGTTTTATGAATGAGGTAGATCTAACTTCAGAGATGTTGGCTTGCACTACTAATGTTATGGCACTGGGAAACTTGTCTAGACAGGACCAAACAAAAAGCACAAGTATCCATGCCAAAAAGCAATTAGAGGTGAACGACCCAACAAATATTATGAAGAG AACATGTTTGTCCAACGCGATCCGGTCTATCATTCCTGCAAGATCGTCATTATCAATGAAAGGTCTTGCGTTCAATGAATATATATCTTCACTACGCCAAATTTCATTTTCAGAAGGTTTCCGCATTTCACATGGTTCTGAAAATATGAGAAAACGAAG GCGGGTTGCTCCACATTATTTGAGCAGAGGTAGAATGGCGTTGTCCCCTGAAATTATATCATTGGTGTGTGAAGGTGATTTGTTCAGAAATATTTCTTCACAATATACTGCTAACATGGAAAGCAACTGTACATGA
- the LOC100815984 gene encoding uncharacterized protein isoform X2 — MKGSCDLGTPKRRKAEPEEQCSPAAENTKKRKSSAKLTPRKRASKNSTPKKNSTPKKNGSAVGSPDSAWKIDLRLEAKLSAEEDSRMFAGRKIHPFFSLWKVEKQNQGQEHALSAVKREGRGITCGPIHIFENVQDGASPLDWSDWTFLDKTTVADFGTESSNLFVMEGSIESLNFDNLPSSIRPSSASSSHNAMSCSSQLSIQPDSMLEISPPNSAVLANEQAIWPLKPEDAKVDLDLEVNENTFSGHQGIFRKSDTEPLSKFLQESMRSYYHSCKGKAESSLWIHKYKPTKAFEVCGNEEAMNFLRDWLHLWHERRYPCRKGSSNRDQSNRQDDGDNYICSDSDYASEDINEKDSLQNVLLITGPIGINASDCRNGAAVKQKFGSTLESNHGKFKRLLDHTESPHKKTVKLLPSPALPNGIEAEEMGDGVIELITISDDEACSLGGTSPRLRGKSNVFTCGSVQTLILVEDVDILFPEDRGCIAAIQHISETAKGPIILTSNSNNGGLPDSFARLHVSFSLPLPDELLCHMYMVCVTEEVNINPLLLKNFIQSCDGDIRKTIMQLQFWFQSKKYKKDRKVQKVYGSLPFDLEACHQIIPKMLPCDYPSELSKLIEKEIANSITIMEDNSCSQGLVNKELDINERKNDLDVQFMKTDYLEAKVERIKRSLTDCSRFESQHSAISELSHCSGSLVTSSWQKDQSKHIVMSSDSEEKDPNNGHSLDVHEEVYKRHSLESNSEYLCKFQTNQAYPSTSFCKLVCSGLEDSEEERYKYVETAHDACLNETCKSFDMSCFPGTISIPETAIQNGIKPMSGPVSSGCHADPVEVSLNNELTPFTFSVCQSLDKLPQNSDSLVNTEIPESFSKAAVQNLRDGNTETSTVCNVIDECGHADFKWKSKFAESSPSMAMDMVHLWRKHRICQKDLGQHDNPELGVIQVVKLTSGLTNLISEADLLFHGHQQKQCGIMEPLMSLSDEAIYSWYYEQMMMSTVAVHGFCFYAKRISDVGSKFGFMNEVDLTSEMLACTTNVMALGNLSRQDQTKSTSIHAKKQLEVNDPTNIMKRTCLSNAIRSIIPARSSLSMKGLAFNEYISSLRQISFSEGFRISHGSENMRKRRRVAPHYLSRGRMALSPEIISLVCEGDLFRNISSQYTANMESNCT, encoded by the exons ATGAAGGGTTCCTGCGATCTCGGCACGCCGAAGCGCCGAAAAGCAGAGCCAGAAGAGCAATGTTCCCCTGCGGCCGAGAACACCAAGAAGAGGAAGTCCTCCGCAAAACTCACTCCAAGAAAAAGAGCCTCCAAG AATAGCACCCCGAAGAAGAATAGCACGCCGAAGAAAAATGGATCGGCAGTCGGTTCGCCTGATTCGGCTTGGAAGATCGATTTGCGGTTGGAAGCAAAATTGTCAGCAGAG GAAGATTCAAGGATGTTTGCGGGACGGAAAATACATCCGTTTTTTTCGTTGTGGAAGGTGGAGAAGCAAAATCAGGGACAGGAACATGCTTTATCTGCAGTTAAGAGGGAAGGGAGAGGAATTACATGTGGTCCTATTCATATATTTGAAAATGTTCAG GATGGTGCTTCACCCCTTGACTGGAGTGACTGGACATTTTTGGATAAGACCACCGTTGCAGATTTTGGTACAGAAAgttcaaatttatttgttatggaGGGTTCTATTgaatccttaaattttgataaCTTACCTAGTTCTATAAGACCCTCAAGTGCTTCAAGTTCTCACAATGCCATGTCTTGCTCAAGTCAACTTTCTATACAGCCAGATAGTATGCTGGAAATATCACCACCAAACTCAGCTGTGCTAGCTAATGAGCAAGCAATATGGCCTTTGAAGCCAGAAGATGCCAAAGTG GACCTGGACTTGGAGGTGAATGAAAATACTTTTTCAGGGCATCAGGGCATTTTCAGAAAGTCAGATACTGAGCCACTGAGTAAATTTCTTCAAGAAAG TATGAGGTCTTACTACCATAGTTGTAAAGGTAAGGCTGAGAGCAGCTTATGGATACATAAGTACAAACCAACAAAGGCCTTTGAG GTTTGTGGTAATGAAGAGGCTATGAATTTCTTGCGTGACTGGTTACATCTTTGGCATGAAAGACGTTATCCATGCAGAAAGGGTTCCTCTAACAGGGATCAAAGTAACAGACAAGATGATGGTGACAATTATATCTGTTCTGATAGTGACTATGCTTCAGAAGATATTAATGAGAAGGATTCCCTACAGAATGTTCTTTTGATTACAGGACCAATTGGG ATCAATGCATCAGATTGTCGAAACGGGGCTGCTGTCAAGCAAAAATTTGGATCGACTCTTGAATCAAATCACGGAAAGTTCAAAAG GTTATTGGATCACACTGAGAGTCCACATAAGAAAACTGTGAAGTTGCTTCCAAGTCCAGCTTTGCCTAATGGTATAGAAGCTGAGGAGATGGGTGATGGGGTGATTGAACTGATAACCATTTCCGATGATGAAGCCTGTAGTCTTGGTGGAACCTCTCCAAGGTTACGTGGCAAAAGTAATGTATTTACATGTGGTAGTGTCCAAACTCTAATTCTAGTTGAGGATGTGGACATCCTTTTTCCTGAAGATCGTGGATGTATTGCTGCCATACAACACATTTCTGAGACAGCAAAAGGGCCAATTATATTGACCAGCAATA gTAATAATGGTGGCCTACCAGATAGTTTTGCAAGACTACATGTTTCTTTCTCATTGCCATTGCCAGATGAGTTACTTTGCCATATGTACATG GTTTGTGTCACAGAAGAAGTCAACATCAATCCTCTTTTACTGAAAAATTTTATCCAGTCTTGTGATGGAGATATTCGTAAAACCATTATGCAACTTCAGTTCTGGTTCcagagtaaaaaatataaaaaag ACAGGAAAGTGCAGAAGGTGTATGGCTCACTTCCTTTTGATCTTGAGGCTTGTCATCAGATAATACCAAAGATGCTACCCTGTGATTATCCCTCAGAGTTATCCAAACTAATTGAGAAGGAAATTGCTAACTCAATAACCATAATGGAGGACAACTCATGCTCGCAGGGGTTAGTTAATAAAGAGCTAGAcataaatgaaaggaaaaatgaTTTAGATGTGCAATTTATGAAGACTGATTATTTAGAGGCCAAGGTTGAGAGGATCAAGAGATCTCTTACAGACTGCAGTAGGTTTGAAAGTCAACATAGTGCTATTTCTGAACTATCACATTGTTCTGGATCCCTGGTAACATCCTCTTGGCAAAAGGATCAAAGTAAACATATAGTGATGTCCTCTGATTCTGAGGAGAAGGATCCAAACAATGGACATTCTCTAGACGTTCATGAGGAAGTTTACAAGAGACATTCCCTTGAAAGCAACAGTGAATATCTATGTAAGTTTCAAACGAATCAAGCCTACCCCAGTACATCATTTTGTAAACTGGTTTGTTCTGGTCTGGAAGATTCAGAGGAGGAACGGTATAAATATGTAGAAACTGCTCATGATGCATGCTTAAATGAAACATGTAAATCGTTTGATATGTCCTGTTTTCCAGGAACAATATCCATTCCTGAGACAGCAATTCAAAATGGAATAAAGCCAATGTCTGGACCAGTGTCTTCTGGCTGCCATGCTGATCCGGTAGAAGTTTCTCTGAATAATGAGCTGACACCGTTCACTTTCAGTGTTTGTCAGTCCTTAGACAAATTGCCACAAAATTCTGATTCATTGGTAAATACTGAAATTCCGGAATCTTTTTCAAAAGCCGCAGTGCAAAATCTCAGAGATGGGAACACGGAAACCTCAACTGTGTGTAATGTAATAGATGAGTGCGGCCATGCTGATTTTAAATGGAAATCAAAGTTTGCTGAGTCCAGTCCATCTATGGCGATGGATATGGTACATTTGTGGAGGAAACATCGTATTTGTCAAAAGGATTTAGGACAGCATGACAACCCAGAACTGGGTGTTATTCAAGTTGTTAAACTTACTAGTGGACTGACCAATCTAATTTCTGAAGCTGACTTACTGTTTCATGGTCACCAACAAAAACAATGT GGTATTATGGAGCCTCTGATGTCCCTTTCCGATGAAGCCATATATAGTTGGTATTATGAACAAATGATGATGTCTACTGTTGCTGTAcatggtttttgtttttatgccaAACGTATATCAGATGTGGGATCTAAGTTTGGTTTTATGAATGAGGTAGATCTAACTTCAGAGATGTTGGCTTGCACTACTAATGTTATGGCACTGGGAAACTTGTCTAGACAGGACCAAACAAAAAGCACAAGTATCCATGCCAAAAAGCAATTAGAGGTGAACGACCCAACAAATATTATGAAGAG AACATGTTTGTCCAACGCGATCCGGTCTATCATTCCTGCAAGATCGTCATTATCAATGAAAGGTCTTGCGTTCAATGAATATATATCTTCACTACGCCAAATTTCATTTTCAGAAGGTTTCCGCATTTCACATGGTTCTGAAAATATGAGAAAACGAAG GCGGGTTGCTCCACATTATTTGAGCAGAGGTAGAATGGCGTTGTCCCCTGAAATTATATCATTGGTGTGTGAAGGTGATTTGTTCAGAAATATTTCTTCACAATATACTGCTAACATGGAAAGCAACTGTACATGA